From one Ahaetulla prasina isolate Xishuangbanna chromosome 18, ASM2864084v1, whole genome shotgun sequence genomic stretch:
- the LOC131187126 gene encoding arylacetamide deacetylase-like 4, with protein sequence MTSFWKRLACILVGTAIYPTILLVSVVIQYAQTVLPPGIDHTLKLRVCQTWLISGILLGIVLEALGLSSLPEILRLWTNGIGPREDPSLVIRNQNFDGVPVRIYSSKTGPTVKGKAVLFCHGGAGVFGSFDSYERFLRYIAKVGNSTVFMVGYRLGPENPYPTQHVECLKAAVFLMKHAEDYGVDSSRIIISGDSFGGAVATHVCQSLVDRSDLPKVHAQVLIYPVLQGLDLCLPSYQQNRRSPLLWRKLVPFLACCYFNKPTSFVDGILKNRHVPEATRLKYQKWVSADHIPERFKARGYTPPEPSSSHFNPRLHEEVKVLLTEMCSPLLAEDAVVSKLPRTFLLTCEYDVLRDDGLLYMRRLTDNRVPVTWSHVEKGIHGMFLLYGYRILSFPLINRVVHDLADFIRSL encoded by the exons ATGACGTCTTTCTGGAAGCGCCTGGCTTGCATTCTTGTCGGAACCGCCATCTACCCAACCATCTTACTGGTTTCGGTCGTCATCCAGTATGCCCAAACCGTGCTTCCTCCTGGGATCGATCACACCTTGAAGCTTCGTGTGTGCCAGACATGGCTCATTTCGGGTATCCTGCTA GGAATTGTTTTGGAGGCGCTGGGCTTGTCCAGTCTTCCCGAAATCTTACGGCTGTGGACGAATGGAATCGGCCCGCGGGAGGATCCGTCCCTGGTCATTCGGAACCAGAATTTTGATGGGGTGCCAGTGAGGATCTACTCATCCAAAACGGGGCCGACTGTAAAAGGGAAAGCTGTGCTTTTTTGCCACGGTGGAGCTGGCGTTTTCGGAAGCTTCG ATAGCTACGAAAGATTCCTGCGGTACATTGCCAAAGTGGGGAATTCGACTGTATTCATGGTTGG GTATCGACTTGGGCCGGAGAACCCTTATCCAACCCAGCACGTTGAATGTCTGAAGGCGGCCGTCTTCCTCATGAAACATGCAGAAGATTACGGGGTGGACAGCTCCCGTATCATCATTTCTGGAGACAGCTTTGGGGGTGCGGTGGCCACACACGTCTGTCAGTCACTGGTGGACCGGAGTGACCTTCCCAAGGTTCACGCCCAAGTGTTGATCTACCCCGTGCTTCAAGGCCTGGATCTCTGCTTGCCATCCTATCAGCAGAACCGCAGAAGTCCCCTCTTGTGGCGTAAGCTAGTCCCCTTCTTGGCCTGCTGTTACTTTAACAAGCCCACTTCTTTTGTGGACGGTATTCTGAAGAACAGGCACGTTCCTGAGGCCACCCGTTTGAAGTACCAGAAGTGGGTGAGCGCCGACCACATCCCGGAGCGGTTCAAAGCCAGAGGCTACACGCCGCCAGAGCCATCCTCGTCTCATTTTAACCCTCGGTTGCACGAAGAAGTTAAAGTGCTGCTCACCGAAATGTGTTCACCCTTGCTCGCCGAGGATGCGGTAGTCTCCAAGCTCCCTCGGACCTTCCTGCTGACCTGCGAGTATGATGTCCTTCGCGATGACGGTTTGTTGTACATGAGGCGGCTGACAGACAACCGTGTGCCGGTAACCTGGAGCCACGTAGAGAAGGGCATCCATGGGATGTTCTTACTTTACGGGTATCGCATCCTATCCTTTCCGCTGATCAACAGGGTGGTGCACGATCTCGCCGATTTTATCCGAAGCTTGTGA